The Archangium primigenium genomic interval CACCACGCCCACGCGGCGCTCGGTCAGGTGCAGCTCGAGCCCCTGCAGGACGGGGCGCTCCCCGAAGTGGTGGTGGACGGCGTGAAGCTGGATCATCGCGGCGGCGGACCGCCGGACTCTAGCGCCTTTTGGCGGCGGCGGCGCCTAGCAACCGACGTAGCTGTGACACACCACGCGGGTATAGGCCTGGGCGCCGACCTCGCGCTGCGCTTCGGGCGTCTCCATCAAACAGAGGGTCTGCTTGTTCAGGGACAGTCGCTTGAGCTGCGTCTCGGTCGTCTTCATGGGGGACCTCTTGTCACCACGGGTTCGCGGCTTTCGCCGTGAATCCAGGTTGGACACGCCTCCAGGGCCCCGCCACGGACGGCGGGGCCTCGTCCGCGAGCGCCGTGCGATGGGCGGCGCCTGACAGTCGTGGAGCGGGGGCGCTCAGGCCAGCTTCACCAGCATCTTGCCGGTGTTGTCGCCGCGCAGCAGGCCGATGAAGGCCTCGGGCGCCTTGCCCAGGCCGCCCTCCACGATTGTCTCCTGCAGCGTCACCTTGCCCTCGCGCAGCCAGCCGGACATCTCCCGCACGAAGTCCGCGTAGTGCTCGCGGTGGTCGGACACGATGAAGCCGCGCAGGGTGAGCCGCTTGCCGACCGCGAGCACGAGGTTGCTCGGGCCCGGCGGGCGATGGGTGGCGTTGTACTGGGAGATGGCGCCGCACAGGGCGATGCGCCCGAAGTTCTTCATCTTGCCCAGGGCCGCGTCGAGCTGCTCACCGCCCACGTTGTCGAAGTAGACGTCGATGCCCTCGGGGCACAGCGCGTCCAGGGCCTGGGCGGCGGGGCCGTCCTTGTAGTTGAAGGCCGCGTCGAACCCGAGCTTCTCGCGCAGGTGCTTCACCTTCTCGGCCGAGCCGGCGCTGCCCACCGTGCGGCAGCCCTTCACCTTGGCGATCTGCCCCACCAGCCCGCCCACCGCGCCGGCCGCGCCGGACACGAACACCGTCTCGCCCGCCTTGGGCTGGCCGATCTCGAGCAGGCCCACGTACGCGGTCTGGCCCGGCATGCCGAGCACGCCGAGGTACGCCTGAAGGGGCGCCACGCCGGGGTCCACCGGGGTGTAGCCCTTGGCGTCGCCCACGCTGTACTCGCGCCAGCCGCCATTGCCCACCACGAAGTCCCCCTCCTTGAACGCGGACGAGCGCGAGCGCACCACCTGGCCCACCGCGCCGCCATCCAGCGGCCGGCCGATCTGGTAGGGCGGCACGTAGGACTTCGTGTCGTTCATGCGCCCGCGCATGTACGGGTCCACGGACATGAAGTGGTTGCGCACGAGCACCTGCCCCTCGGCGGGCTCGGGGATGTCCACCTCCACCAACTCGAAGTTGGACGGCGTGGGCTCTCCTTGGGGGCGGGACTTCAGGTGGATCTCACGTCCCTTGCGTGCGTCGGCCATGGTGTCTCCAGAGAAAGGGGGGAGGGCATTACCCCAGCCACTCGGGGTGCTGGGTGGTGCCATCGAAGTGGGTGCTCGACTTGTATTTCTCCAGCGCCCCGTCCTGCGCCACCTTTTCGGTCTTCGCGAGCAAGGCCTGGATCTGCTTCTCGGACAGGGGCTGGAAGCCGCGCGCGACCTTGAGCGCCTGCTCCAGGCGCGCCATCGAGTCCATGCCGGTGATGGTGACGCTCACGGGCAGGGACAGGGCGTAGCGCAGGCAGTCCACGGCGCTCACCGTCTTGCTCTTGAGGATGAAGGCGCCGCCCAGGGGCTTCATGCCGAGCACGCCGATCTCCTCGCGCACGAGCACGGGCAGCACGCGCTTCTCGAAGCTGTCGTAGTGGGCATCCAGCACGTTGAGCGGCATCTGCACGGCGTCGAAGCGCACGCCGTGCTTCTGCCCGGCCTCGAGCATGGCCAGGTGCATGGCGGGTGACTTGTGGCCGGTGAAGCCGAGGAAGCGCGCCTTGCCCGCCTTCTGCGCCTCCTGCATCGCCTCGAGGGCGCCCCCGGGCCCGAACGAGCGCTGGGGATCGTTCTCGTGGATGATCTCGTGCAGCTGCAGCAGATCCAGGTGATCCGTGCGCAAGCGCCGGAGCGACTCGTCGATCTGCGCCGCGGCGGTCTTCTTGTCGCGGCCATCAATCTTTGTCATCAAGAAGGCCTTGGCGCGGTAGCCCTCCTGGAGCGCCTTGCCCATGCGCACCTCGCTCTGGCCCTCGTGATAGTCCCAGCAGTTGTCCATGAAGGTGATGCCCCGGTCGAGCGCGCCGCGGATGATGCGGATGCTCTCGGCCTCGTCCTTCTGTCCGCCGATGTGGGCGCCACCGAGACCGATGCACGACACCTGCTCACCGGTGCGGCCCAGCTTGCGCCGGGGGATGTCCTGGGGGGCGGGCGTGCTCGCGGCGAAGGCCGACGGAGCGACCATCAAGGCGAGCGTGGCTTCGAGGAATTCCCTGCGGTTCATGGGGGTGTCCTTTCGACCCGGAGGGGTCCACGAGGCCCATCACCTTGAGCGCTCCTGCATCCTCCATTCAAATCGGGGAGTGGGGGGCCGGACCCTGGCGTTGACCGGCGCACGCGGCCTTGGCGAGCACTGAATTAAAGTGGGCATTTGAGAGGAAGAAGGTCATCCTGGACCCCCGGGTCCAATTGCGTGTCCGGCTAGTCAACCCGTACATCCCTTACTCCCGGTGACGCTTTTTCGCGGTTCGGCGGATTGTCTGGATGAAGGGCTGCGTTCCTATGTCTCAAAGGCGTACCCCCCTCGCCACGTTTATGACTCCTCCTGTTCCGCCGAGCGACGAGCGCCAACGCATCCAGGCGCTCCTGCGTACCGGCCTCCTCGATACGCTTCCCGAGCCGGACTACGACGACATCGTGCGGCTGGCCGCCGAGTCGTGTGATGCACCCATCGCGCTCATCAGCCTGGTGGCCGAGGAGCGGCAGTGGTTCAAGGCGAAGGTGGGCCTGCCCGGGGTGGACGAGACGGACCGCTGCATCTCCTTCTGCGCGCATGCCATCGAGCGCGACGAGCTCTTCCTCATCGAGGACGCGCACGCCGATGCGCGCTTCGCCGCCAATCCGCTCGTGCTGGGCCATCCCTTCATCCGCTTCTACGCGGGGGTGCCCCTGCGGACGACGGACGGCTATGCGCTGGGCACGCTCTGTGTGATCGACCAACGCCCGCGGACCCTGACGGCGCTGCAGCGGCGCAGCCTGCTGGGGCTCTCGCGTCAGGTCGAGCTGCTGGTCCGCATGCGCGAGCGCATGCACGCGATGCAGGCGCACAACGAGGAGCTGGCCCGCGCCCATGAGCGCACGCAGGCCCTCAACCTGCGGCTGCGGGCGGAAATGGAGGAGCGGCAGCGGATCGAGGGTGAACTGCGCGAGCAGCGCACGCTGCTGAGCAGCATCCTCACGCACATTCCGTACTCGGTCTTCTGGAAGGATCGCCAGGGCGCCTACCTGGGTGCCAACCCCCACTTCCTGCAGGACATGGGGCTGGAGTCACAGGAGGCGTTGCTGGGGAAGACGGACCTGGAGCTGTCCATGCCGCGGGCCCAGGCGGAGGCCTACCGCCGGGACGACTTCGAGGTCATGGAGTCGGGTCAGCCCAAGATCTCTTTCGAGGAGCCGTTGGCGCGCACGTCGGGCGAGGAGTCCTGGCTGCTGACGAGCAAGGTGCCGCTCAAGCACCCGGATGGCACGGTGGTGGGCATGGTGGGCATCTTCGCGGACATCAGCGAGCGGCGGCGGCAGCAGCAGGCGCTGCAGGACGCCAAGCTGCTCGTGGAGCGCCACGTGGCGAGCCTGGAGGCGCAGGTGCGCGAGGCGCACTTGCGCAACCACTACCTCATGCAGAACTCCGGGGCGGCGGTCTTCCTGTTGAACGAGGAAGGCAGCGTGCTCGACCTCAACCCCGTGGCCCAGCGGGTGTTGGGCGGCTCCGAGGACGCGCTGCGGGGGCTCGCCTTCGAGTCCTTCGCGCCGGAGAAGAACCGCGAGCCGCTGCGCCGGGCGCTCCGGGACCTGCGGGTGGTGGGCACGGTGCGGATGGAGAACCAGCCCATGGACACGGTGACGGGGAGCCGGGTGATGCTGGACCTGGCCGCCTCGCTCCAGGTGACGGGCAACACGCGGCGGCTGCTGGTGGTCGGCCACGACGTCACCGAGAAGTGGCGGCTCGAGCAGCAATCCATCCAGAACGAGCGGCTCGCGTCGATGGGGGCGCTGGCGGCGGGCATCGCCCACGAGATCAACAACCCCATGGCGTACGTGCTCTCCAACCTCACGTACCTGCAGGAGAGCCGGGACGAGCTGGAGCACGTGCTGGAGTCCTTGCCGGGAGGCATTCCGGCGCGGGCCGAGGAGATGCTCGCCGAGGTGAAGGACATCCTCGCCGAGTCCCTGGCGGGCGGCCGACGCATCCGGGACATCGTGCGGGACATGCGCTTCTTCTCGCACACGGCGGGAGAGGAGCTGGCGCCGGTGGACCTGCACGCGTGCCTGGACGTGGTGCTGCGCATGGCGCACGGAGAGCTCAAGCACGTGGCGCGGGTGGACAAGCGCTACGACAGCGCGCTGCCGCTCGTGCCCGCGAGCGAGGGACGACTCAGCCAGGTGTTCCTCAACCTCGTCATCAACGCGGTGCACGCCATGCGCTCGGGCAAGCCCGAGGATCAGGTGCTCCGGGTCATCACCCGACGGGACGGGGACTGGGCCCGGATCGAGATCTCCGACTCCGGCACGGGCATTCCACCGGACGTGCTGCCGCACATCTTCGAGCCGTTCTTCACCACCAAGCCGGCGGGCGCGGGCACGGGGCTGGGCCTGTCCATCAGCCTGTCCATCCTCCAGAAGATGGGCGGCGGCATCCAGGTCCAGAGCACCGTGGGCGTGGGAACGACGTTCCTGCTGAGCCTGCCGGTGCATGGTCGGGAGCCGCTCTAGGCTCCGGGCGCGTGGGGGCTCAGCCGAGCATGAACCGGTAGAGCACTTCCGCGGCGCAAGCGGGCTTGGGCGAGCCCTCGATCTCGATGGTGGCGAGCAGCAGGCCCTCGACGCCCTTGGCGATGTCCCGGAGCTCCTTGAGCTCGAGGGTCAACCGGTAGCGCTCCCCGGACTTGAGGGGCGCGGGGAAGCGGACCTTGTTGAGGCCGTAGTTGAGGACGAGCGGGAAGCCGCGGATCTCCACGGCCTCGAAGAAGAGGCCCGCGATGCGCGAGACGCTGAAGTAGCCGTGGGCGATGGGCACACCGAAGGGGGACTCGCGCGCGCAGCGCTCGCGGTCCACGTGGATCCACTGGAAGTCGCCGGTGGCCTCGGCGAAGCGGAGGATGTCCGCGTCCGTGAGGGTGCTCCACGAGGAGCTGCCGAGCGTGCGTCCCGTGGCGGCCCTCAAGCCCTCCAGCCCGTCGATGATGGTCGTGTCCGTCATGGCAGGCCTCTTAGCAGCCTGGCGCCGGGGACGCACCGGGCGGCTTACTCGGGGGAGGGCGGTGGGAGGGGATCCGACGGGACGGGCAGGTCGAGGGTGAAGGTGGCGCCTTGGCCGGGCCCCTCGCTGCTGGCGGTGAGTGAGCCGCCCATCTCCTGGGCCGCGAGGGCGCTGGAGTGCAGGCCGAAGCCGTGACCTTCCTCGCGGGTGGTGAAGCCATGCTGGAAGATGCGCGTGAGCATCTCCGGCGCGATGCCGATGCCGTTGTCGCGCACGGTCAGCAGGACGCGGGCCTCGGGGGTCCGGCGCAGCCCGATGATGATGAGCCGCTGCTCCTCGGGGATGGACTCGAGGGCGTACTTGGCGTTGCTGATGAGGTTGACGAGGATCATCAACACCTTGTGCTTCTCGGTCACCAGGGGAGGCAGGGCCTCGAGGTCGCGCCGGACGCGGACGGAGTGGCGGCCGAGCGCGGCCTGGTTGATGCGCAGGGCGTCCTCGACGAGCTCCGCCAGGTTGACGGGCTCGAACAGGTGTTGGGGGGCGCGGGCGTAGCGCTGTTGGAGCTTGACGATGGCGCCGATGTGCTCGGTGTAGCGGCTGACGTCATGGAGCAGGGCGTTGATCTCCTCGCGCTCCTCCTGCATGTGCCGTCCCAGTCGGGAGAGGAAGGGCAGGGCATTGCGTCCGCGCTCGTCCTCGGTGAGGAAGGAGGCGAGGTGGGTCTGATGCTCCTGGAGCAAAACGACCACCTTCTCCACGCTCTCGAGCTTCAAGCCGGACAGGCGCTCGCGGGCGATGAGCGCCGAGGTATGGACGCTGTTGAGCACGTTGCCCACGTTGTGCAGCACGTTGGTGGCGACCTCGGCGCGGCCCACCTGGCGGGCGGTCTCGATGAGCTGGCGGTGGACGTCCTGGAGTTCCCGGGTGCGGTGCTCCACGCGCTGTTCGAGCCCCTCGTTGGCCTGACGCAGGGCATCCTCACGCCGCTGGAGTTCGATCGCCATGCGTTGGAAGGCCTGGGCCAGGCGGCCCAGCTCATCGCGGCGGGTGAGGTCCAGTCCGACGTTGAAGTCCCCCGCGGCGAGCGAGTCGGCGGCGGAGCTGAAGGACAGCAGGGGCTGGGAGATCTTCTGGCGGAGGACCCAGGACATGATGCCCAGCTCCAGCAGCAGGGAGGCGACGCCGAACACGAGCACGTACTGGGCCGAGCCGAGGGCGGTGCGCGACACGACGGACTCGGGCAGGAGGGTCACGAAGGTCCAGCCGGGACCGTTGAAGCGGGCGGTGGCGGCGTACTCCCCGGACGCGGGGATGCGTGTCGTGTGGGGGGCGGGCGTATTGCGCAGCTGCTGGAAGATGGCGAACAGGTGCTGGCGCAGGGCGCTGGAGTTGGCGGTCCTGAAGGGAGCGGCGGTTTGGTGGAGGCCGCTGCGCAGGTTGTAGCTGGTCTCCGCGCCTTCCATGTTCAACTCGGGATGGGCGATGAGCTGACCATCGTCGCGGAAGAGCATGTTGTAGGCATCCGGCAGGTGATCGTTGATGGTGCGCGCCATCAACTCCTGGATGAGGATGTCGTGGGTGAGGGTGGCGAAGTGTCGCCCGTCCATGTCCACGGGAGTGGAGGCGGAGACGGTCCAGGTCTTCGCGACGGTGTCGGCGATGATGCCGGACCACACGGTCTGCCGCTCGGGGTCCTGCTCGGGCGTGCTCAGGGTGTAGAACTCGAACTGGGTGACGTCGAAATCGGGCGTGGCCTCGTGACACCAGTTCGGTCGGTCGGGCCAGTACAGCATCACCGCGCCTCCGGGCAGGGAGATGTACGTATCGGTGAAGCGCACATGGAAGGCGGGGGCGTACTGGGTCAGTACCTCATAGGAGGCGAGCAACCAGCGCTGGAGCTCCGGCGCGAGGGTCCGTCCGGCGGGGATGAAGAGACACGGCATGCGGGTCCCGTCGAACCCCTCGAGCCTGCTGCGGACAGTTCCATCCGGGAGGGAGGCGAACAGTCGCTCGAAGGCCGCGCGGGGGTCTTGTTGGCGCCAGAGGCGCACCCGTTCCTTCAGTCGCTCCTGGAGGAAGGCGTGGTTGTCCTTCGCGAGAACGAAGATGGCCTGTTCGCGCTGCGCGCGCTCCGACACGCTGCGCTGCAACTGGGCGAGGGCCGTGTCGCGGGCGGAGTTGAAGATCTGCAGGTAGCTGAAGAAGGTGGTCAGGGCGATGATGCACGCGATGCGCACGCCCATGTGGATGAGCGTCGAGCGGGCCAGGGAGGACGAAGCAGGAGGCTGCTGGGCCATGGGTCGCGTGGAGGGCTCCTCCCGAGCGCGTGGACTTCAGACCTCGGGAGGTGGTGGAGCCTGGGGAGGACTCCAAGGGTGACGGAATGTTCCGCCATCGTGCCATGGAACCTCCGGTTGTCGTTGTTTGAACTCCTCGGGGCGGCGATCCTGCCCGGTCACGGGGAGAGGTCAGGGGCTACCCAGGGAACGGGTCGACGCCAGGAGGAAGCGCCGCGGGTATGGGTCGTCCGTGCCAGACGTACGGGCACGAGGGCACGCTTGAGGTGGTGCGTGGGGTCCCCGATGATGGCGGGCTGCCTCCCCCGCTGGCCCAGGAGAATCCCATGCGTCGTTCCCTCTCGAGTCTCCTGCTGGTGTTGTGGGTGCTCACGCCTTGGGAGGCGCAGGCGGCGGACGTCCTGACGCGGGTGAAGAAGTGGTTCTCGGACCTGGGTGAGCCGACGCCGCCTCCCGAGGAAGAGGAAGAGGACCTGGGGGCGCGCAACACGTTCACGGTCAACCCGTTGGCGCTCAAGTATGCTCAATTGGGAATGGAGTACGAACGAGCGCTGGGAAGCCGCCTCTCCGTCTATCTGGCGCCCGAGTTCTCGTACGGCCAGACGTCCAGCACCTGGGCGCTGGGCCTCGCGGGTACGGTGGGAACGAGGCTGTTCGTGCTGGGGACGGCGCCGAGCGGGGTCTTCTTCGGACCGGAGTTGAGCGTGAACTACCAGCTGCGCTTCGCGGATCACGTCCGGACCAAGGGGCTGGGCCTGGGGCTGGGCGGCAGCGTGGGCTGGACCCTGGTGTTGTTCGATCGAATCACCCTGTCCGCAGGGTTCTCCGCGCAGTACCGCTCGATTCCGGACCTGAACTCACCAGAGGAGGGGGCGCTTCGAGTGCAGATCGTCCCAACCCCCCGGCTGGCCTTTGGCGTGGCGTTCTGAGGCGATCACGGCGTGCGCACGAGCTTACCGAACGGCGCGAGGGCGAGCAGGGCGAGCTTGATATGCTGGATGGCGAAGGGGATGCCGATGAGGGTCACCGCGAGTCCGAGGGCCAGCCCGATGTGACTGAGGAAGATCCAGATCCCGGCGAAGACGAGCCAGAAGACGTTGAGGACACAGCCGATGGGGTTACCACCAGGCGCGTCGACAATGTCCTTTCCAAAAGGAAGGAGGCCCAAGCCGGCGAGCTTGAAGCATTGAACCCCGAAGGGGATGCCCACGAGGGTGAGGCAAAGCAGCAGGCCGCCAAGCACGTACTCGAGCGCGATGATGAAGCCCCCTCCGAAGACGATCCAGAGGATGTTGAGGAGCAGTCTCATAGAAGGGAACTTAGCGCGGGGGCGGCACGCACGGCGCGGGGGATATCGGAGCGAGGCTCGAGCCAGGAGGGGAGGGCTTCCTCCGGCGCGTGAGCAACAAGGAGGCACACTGGCTTTGCTTGAAGTGAAGTCGGCGCCGCTGCTTGTCCTGCGTGTACGGGCGGTTGACTTCGAGCGCGGCGGTGGTACAAGCCGCGCCCCTTCGAACGGGCAGGGGTCACCGCGCTGGCGGTGACGAGCCATTCGGGGCCAAAGGAAATAAAGAGTCGACGCAGTGGGGTTGACTCGAAACGCGGTGGTGGTAGAAGCCGCGTCCCTTCGAACGGGCAGGCGTCACCGCACTGGCGGGGGCAAGTCGTTCGAGGCCAGAAGAAATAAAGAGTCGACGCAGCGAGGTTGACTCGAAACGCGGTGGTGGTAGAAGCCGCGTCCCTCCGGAAGACGGACTGTCGCGCAGGTGACAGAAGGTCGGGTGGAAGGAAAACGAGGGTTGACGAAGCGGGTTGACACTCGGGAGGGCGGCGGGCTAGAAGCCGCGCCCCACGGACGGGAAGGACGAAGTCGCACTGGCGACGGGGACCTCCGGACGAGCAGGACCCAGACGAAATAAGCAGTCAGCGAACGAAGTTGACTCGAAACGCGGTGGTGGTAGAAGCCGCCTCCCACTGAACCGGAAGAAGTCGCGAAAGCGACAGTGCGCCGGGCAGCGAGAAGAAACGAGTCGACGAAGCGAGTTGACAGGGAAGGCGGAACGGCAGTAGGTTCCGCGCCCCTTCGAAAGAAAAGCCGCCTCGGCGGTTTGGCTTCGAAGCGAAGCGGTGAGACGAAGCAACATCGGTTGCTTGACAGTCGAGCCGGTTCGGAAGTAAAGAAGGCAGCCCGCGCAGCACGGTGGGCGGCACCGACACGGTGAAGCCGACGGTAGCACAGCGCAGGGGCCGCGACAAGCGGTTCGGTCTTTGAAAACCAGATAGCAAGCCCAAAGAAGACAGATTGCGGAAACCGCAGTCAATTCTTGTAGTCCCGGGCACCTGAAGCGAGTCGGCGGGAGTCGATTGGCCGGGTGCCCGTAGAACAGCGAAGGTCAGGAAACCCCTTAGCCGGGACCTGGCTCAGCCGGTTCGACACTTCAAATTCAATTGGAGAGTTTGATCCTGGCTCAGAACGAACGCTGGCGGCGTGCCTAACACATGCAAGTCGAGCGCGAATGGAGCAATCCTAGTAGAGCGGCGCACGGGTGCGTAACACGTGGGTAATCTGCCCGGATGTCTGGGATAACCAGTCGAAAGATTGGCTAATACCGGATAAGCCCCCAGGAGCTTCGGCTCTCGAGGGAAAAGGTGGCCTCTGTATACAAGCTATCACATCTGGATGAGCCCGCGGCCCATCAGCTAGTTGGCGGGGTAATGGCCCACCAAGGCAACGACGGGTAGCTGGTCTGAGAGGACGATCAGCCACACTGGAACTGAGACACGGTCCAGACTCCTACGGGAGGCAGCAGTGGGGAATTTTGCGCAATGGGCGAAAGCCTGACGCAGCAACGCCGCGTGTGTGATGAAGGTCTTTGGATTGTAAAGCACTTTCGACCGGGACGAAAACCCCTTGGCTAACACTCAAGGGCTTGACGGTACCGGGAGAAGAAGCACCGGCTAACTCTGTGCCAGCAGCCGCGGTAATACAGAGGGTGCAAGCGTTGTTCGGAATTATTGGGCGTAAAGCGCGTGTAGGCGGCTTTGCAAGTCGGATGTGAAAGCCCTCGGCTCAACCGAGGAAGTGCGTTCGAAACTGCAGAGCTTGAGTGCCGGAGAGGGTGGCGGAATTCCCCAAGTAGAGGTGAAATTCGTAGATATGGGGAGGAACACCGGTGGCGAAGGCGGCCACCTGGACGGTGACTGACGCTGAGACGCGAAAGCGTGGGTAGCAAACAGGATTAGATACCCTGGTAGTCCACGCCGTAAACGATGAGAACTAGGTGTCGTGGGTGTTGACCCCCGCGGTGCCGTAGCTAACGCATTAAGTTCTCCGCCTGGGAAGTACGGTCGCAAGACTAAAACTCAAAGGAATTGACGGGGGCCCGCACAAGCGGTGGAGCATGTGGTTTAATTCGACGCAACGCGCAGAACCTTACCTGGTCTTGACATCCTCGGAATGCCTCAGAGATGAGGCGGTGCCCGCAAGGGAGCCGAGAGACAGGTGCTGCATGGCTGTCGTCAGCTCGTGTCGTGAGATGTTGGGTTAAGTCCCGCAACGAGCGCAACCCTCGCCTTTAGTTGCCACGCAAGTGGATCTCTAGAGGGACTGCCGGTGTTAAACCGGAGGAAGGTGGGGATGACGTCAAGTCCTCATGGCCTTTATGACCAGGGCTACACACGTGCTACAATGGCCGGTACAAAGCGTTGCCAACTCGCGAGAGGGAGCTAATCGCATAAAACCGGTCTCAGTTCAGATTGGAGTCTGCAACTCGACTCCATGAAGGCGGAATCGCTAGTAATCGCAGATCAGCACGCTGCGGTGAATACGTTCCCGGGCCTTGTACACACCGCCCGTCACACCATGGGAGTCGATTGCTCCAGAAGTCATCTCACCAAGAGGTGCCCAAGGAGTGGTCGGTAACTGGGGTGAAGTCGTAACAAGGTAGCCGTAGGGGAACCTGCGGCTGGATCACCTCCTTTCTAAGGAGACCGGGTACACGGTGAGCGCTTCGGCGCCACAGGGTGTACCAGCCACTTCGGTGGCCGAGGTCGACCAGGTCAACGTTTCTGCAATACTGTCGAGGGCTTGCTGTCTGGTTTTGAGAGGCCGAGCTGAGGCTCGGTTCTTTGAAAGAATTGGACGCTGTGAGGGAAATCCACTGGGCCTATAGCTCAGCTGGCTAGAGCGCGCGCCTGATAAGCGCGAGGTCGGTGGTTCAAGTCCACCTAGGCCCACCAGTCCCCCGAGAGGGGTTGCACTGGGAGACGCGAGGAAGGCCGGCAAGTGGATACCTACGACGAAGGTTTGGGGCTGTAGCTCAGTTGGGAGAGCGCTAGCTTTGCAAGCTAGAAGTCGTCGGTTCGATCCCGTCCAGCTCCACACGGTTGTCCGATGAAGAAACACGTCGGAAGCGTTCTTTGACAAGTGCATACGAAGGGTAGAAATCAATTTCTGCTGAGAAGTTCAGCATGAAGTGGAAGGCCGTCGACTGCGAGAGCAGTGGGTGGGCCGGAAGCTCATGCACTCAAGCAAGTGTAAGTTTTCCGGGTCCGCGACGAAGAGTCGGGGCCTGGGACCTGGACTCGAGTTGTTGGGTGCCGCCGGGAGGCGGGCTTTTGAGGGATTCAGGTAAGTAAGCTACTAAGGGCGTGCGGTGGATGCCTAGGTGCCAAGAGGCGATGAAGGACGTGGGTGGCTGCGAAAAGCTCCGGGGAGTTGCCAACCGAACGTTGAGCCGGAGATGTCCGAATGGGGAAACCCAGCGAGGTGAAAGCCTCGTTACCTCGGCCTGAATACATAGGGCCGAAGGAGCGAACCAGGGGAAGTGAAACATCTCAGTACCCTGAGGAGAAGAAAACAACGAGTGATTCCCAGAGTAGCGGCGAGCGAAATGGGAGGAGCCTAAACCGGTGTCACGCAAGTGGCATCGGGGTTGCGGGTCCGCGGTAGGACCTTTGTCTGTTAGCGGAATCACCTGGAAAGGTGAACCAGAGAGCGTGAGAGTCGCGTACGCGAAAACGGACGGAGGCTGAGCGGGTTACCCAAGTAGGGCGGGACACGTGCAATCCTGCCTGAATCTGCCGGGACCATCCGGTAAGGCTAAATACTCCTTGGCGACCGATAGTGAACTAGTACCGCGAGGGAAAGGTGAAAAGAACCCCGGTGAGGGGAATGAAAAGAACCTGAAACCGCATGTCTACAAGCAGTCCGAGCACTACGGGGCAACCCAGTGCGAGGGCGTACCTTTTGCATCATGATTCGGCGACTTAATGTACGTAGCGAGGCTAAGCCGATAGGTGGAGCCGGAGCGAAAGCGAGTCCGAAACGGGCGACAGAGTTGCGTGCATTATAACCCGAAGCGGGGTGATCTACACATGGCCAGGTTGAAGTGAGGGTAACACCTCATGGAGGACCGAACTCATGAAAGTTGAAAATTTCTGGGATGAGCTGTGTGTAGGGGTGAAAGGCCAATCAAACTCCGTGATAGCTGGTTCTCCCCGAAAGATATTTAGGTATCGTCTCGAGGAATTCAATACTGGAGGTAGAGCACTGGAACGGCTAGGGGTCTCACCAGATTACCAAACCGTACCAAACTCCGAATGCCAGTACTTGTTATCTCGGGAAGCAGTCAGTG includes:
- a CDS encoding NADP-dependent oxidoreductase, whose amino-acid sequence is MADARKGREIHLKSRPQGEPTPSNFELVEVDIPEPAEGQVLVRNHFMSVDPYMRGRMNDTKSYVPPYQIGRPLDGGAVGQVVRSRSSAFKEGDFVVGNGGWREYSVGDAKGYTPVDPGVAPLQAYLGVLGMPGQTAYVGLLEIGQPKAGETVFVSGAAGAVGGLVGQIAKVKGCRTVGSAGSAEKVKHLREKLGFDAAFNYKDGPAAQALDALCPEGIDVYFDNVGGEQLDAALGKMKNFGRIALCGAISQYNATHRPPGPSNLVLAVGKRLTLRGFIVSDHREHYADFVREMSGWLREGKVTLQETIVEGGLGKAPEAFIGLLRGDNTGKMLVKLA
- a CDS encoding aldo/keto reductase, with protein sequence MNRREFLEATLALMVAPSAFAASTPAPQDIPRRKLGRTGEQVSCIGLGGAHIGGQKDEAESIRIIRGALDRGITFMDNCWDYHEGQSEVRMGKALQEGYRAKAFLMTKIDGRDKKTAAAQIDESLRRLRTDHLDLLQLHEIIHENDPQRSFGPGGALEAMQEAQKAGKARFLGFTGHKSPAMHLAMLEAGQKHGVRFDAVQMPLNVLDAHYDSFEKRVLPVLVREEIGVLGMKPLGGAFILKSKTVSAVDCLRYALSLPVSVTITGMDSMARLEQALKVARGFQPLSEKQIQALLAKTEKVAQDGALEKYKSSTHFDGTTQHPEWLG
- a CDS encoding PAS domain-containing protein yields the protein MTPPVPPSDERQRIQALLRTGLLDTLPEPDYDDIVRLAAESCDAPIALISLVAEERQWFKAKVGLPGVDETDRCISFCAHAIERDELFLIEDAHADARFAANPLVLGHPFIRFYAGVPLRTTDGYALGTLCVIDQRPRTLTALQRRSLLGLSRQVELLVRMRERMHAMQAHNEELARAHERTQALNLRLRAEMEERQRIEGELREQRTLLSSILTHIPYSVFWKDRQGAYLGANPHFLQDMGLESQEALLGKTDLELSMPRAQAEAYRRDDFEVMESGQPKISFEEPLARTSGEESWLLTSKVPLKHPDGTVVGMVGIFADISERRRQQQALQDAKLLVERHVASLEAQVREAHLRNHYLMQNSGAAVFLLNEEGSVLDLNPVAQRVLGGSEDALRGLAFESFAPEKNREPLRRALRDLRVVGTVRMENQPMDTVTGSRVMLDLAASLQVTGNTRRLLVVGHDVTEKWRLEQQSIQNERLASMGALAAGIAHEINNPMAYVLSNLTYLQESRDELEHVLESLPGGIPARAEEMLAEVKDILAESLAGGRRIRDIVRDMRFFSHTAGEELAPVDLHACLDVVLRMAHGELKHVARVDKRYDSALPLVPASEGRLSQVFLNLVINAVHAMRSGKPEDQVLRVITRRDGDWARIEISDSGTGIPPDVLPHIFEPFFTTKPAGAGTGLGLSISLSILQKMGGGIQVQSTVGVGTTFLLSLPVHGREPL
- a CDS encoding MaoC family dehydratase encodes the protein MTDTTIIDGLEGLRAATGRTLGSSSWSTLTDADILRFAEATGDFQWIHVDRERCARESPFGVPIAHGYFSVSRIAGLFFEAVEIRGFPLVLNYGLNKVRFPAPLKSGERYRLTLELKELRDIAKGVEGLLLATIEIEGSPKPACAAEVLYRFMLG
- a CDS encoding sensor histidine kinase, with amino-acid sequence MAQQPPASSSLARSTLIHMGVRIACIIALTTFFSYLQIFNSARDTALAQLQRSVSERAQREQAIFVLAKDNHAFLQERLKERVRLWRQQDPRAAFERLFASLPDGTVRSRLEGFDGTRMPCLFIPAGRTLAPELQRWLLASYEVLTQYAPAFHVRFTDTYISLPGGAVMLYWPDRPNWCHEATPDFDVTQFEFYTLSTPEQDPERQTVWSGIIADTVAKTWTVSASTPVDMDGRHFATLTHDILIQELMARTINDHLPDAYNMLFRDDGQLIAHPELNMEGAETSYNLRSGLHQTAAPFRTANSSALRQHLFAIFQQLRNTPAPHTTRIPASGEYAATARFNGPGWTFVTLLPESVVSRTALGSAQYVLVFGVASLLLELGIMSWVLRQKISQPLLSFSSAADSLAAGDFNVGLDLTRRDELGRLAQAFQRMAIELQRREDALRQANEGLEQRVEHRTRELQDVHRQLIETARQVGRAEVATNVLHNVGNVLNSVHTSALIARERLSGLKLESVEKVVVLLQEHQTHLASFLTEDERGRNALPFLSRLGRHMQEEREEINALLHDVSRYTEHIGAIVKLQQRYARAPQHLFEPVNLAELVEDALRINQAALGRHSVRVRRDLEALPPLVTEKHKVLMILVNLISNAKYALESIPEEQRLIIIGLRRTPEARVLLTVRDNGIGIAPEMLTRIFQHGFTTREEGHGFGLHSSALAAQEMGGSLTASSEGPGQGATFTLDLPVPSDPLPPPSPE
- a CDS encoding YccF domain-containing protein → MRLLLNILWIVFGGGFIIALEYVLGGLLLCLTLVGIPFGVQCFKLAGLGLLPFGKDIVDAPGGNPIGCVLNVFWLVFAGIWIFLSHIGLALGLAVTLIGIPFAIQHIKLALLALAPFGKLVRTP